Proteins encoded together in one Planctomyces sp. SH-PL14 window:
- a CDS encoding alkaline phosphatase, whose translation MFRNLVLSGLALFAGAATSFAGDYWFDLQTQAVEKGAADFGHWGNDRKNYTAWATHSNRLIPVYAFGTRGSAAGVDLETYTGAHSPYRDESAIRRLYGYLPPRTLNPEADYMDQTNLFDIQKAALDAGKKHVFLIIFDGMDWQTTRAAAIARTGAVKYESGRGTGLHFQDYQAGGNTQFAMMVTSPHNNGTDVDVDTQTVKNPGGTLRGGYCAERGGKFCWDSPTDIDYLISGPKLGSDLHAYTDSSCSASNMTTGIKSYNNAVNVDPTGQPLRTIAMIAQDRGMGAGAVTSVPISHATPAAAMAHNVHRDDYQDITRDLIGLPSISHPEKPLNGLDVLIGTGWGATRKEDSGGGKNFVPGNAYLTDKDMAAADVRNGGRYVVAERTEGVAGSRGLAAAAESAREGHHRLLGFYGVASTMHLPFATANGDYTPAVGRKKKNPEEYTKGDLVENPTLTDMTKAAISVLSANPKGFWLMIEAGDVDWANHDNNIDSSIGAVFSGDAAVKAATDWVEKNSNWNESLVIVTADHGHYLFLDNPALLIKPAMTAKR comes from the coding sequence ATGTTCCGCAATCTCGTTCTGTCCGGCCTGGCGCTCTTCGCCGGAGCGGCGACATCCTTCGCCGGCGACTACTGGTTCGACCTCCAGACGCAGGCGGTCGAAAAGGGGGCGGCGGACTTCGGTCACTGGGGGAACGACAGGAAGAACTACACCGCCTGGGCGACCCACTCCAACCGCCTGATCCCCGTGTACGCCTTCGGCACCCGCGGCTCGGCGGCGGGCGTCGACCTGGAGACCTATACCGGCGCGCACAGCCCCTACCGGGACGAGAGCGCGATCCGCCGTCTCTACGGCTACCTCCCGCCGCGGACCCTCAATCCCGAGGCGGACTACATGGACCAGACGAACCTCTTCGACATCCAGAAGGCGGCCCTGGACGCGGGGAAGAAGCACGTCTTCCTCATCATCTTCGACGGGATGGACTGGCAGACGACGCGGGCCGCCGCGATCGCCAGGACGGGCGCGGTCAAGTACGAGTCGGGCCGCGGGACCGGCCTCCACTTTCAGGACTACCAGGCGGGCGGAAACACGCAGTTCGCCATGATGGTCACCAGCCCCCACAACAACGGGACCGACGTCGACGTCGACACCCAGACGGTCAAGAACCCCGGCGGCACCCTTCGGGGCGGCTACTGCGCCGAGCGGGGAGGAAAGTTCTGCTGGGACAGCCCGACCGACATCGACTACCTCATCTCCGGCCCGAAGCTGGGCTCCGACCTCCACGCCTATACCGACTCGTCCTGCTCGGCCAGCAACATGACGACGGGGATCAAGTCCTATAACAACGCCGTGAACGTCGACCCGACCGGGCAGCCGCTGCGGACGATCGCCATGATCGCCCAGGACCGCGGCATGGGAGCCGGCGCGGTGACGAGCGTGCCGATCAGCCACGCCACTCCCGCTGCCGCCATGGCCCACAACGTCCACCGGGACGACTACCAGGACATCACCCGGGACCTGATCGGCCTCCCGTCGATCAGTCATCCGGAGAAGCCGCTTAATGGGCTCGACGTCCTGATCGGGACCGGATGGGGGGCGACCCGCAAGGAGGACAGCGGCGGAGGGAAGAACTTCGTTCCGGGGAACGCCTACCTGACGGACAAGGACATGGCCGCGGCCGATGTCCGCAACGGCGGGCGATACGTCGTCGCCGAGCGGACCGAGGGAGTCGCCGGTTCACGAGGGCTGGCCGCCGCCGCCGAGAGTGCGCGGGAAGGGCACCACCGCCTGCTGGGCTTCTACGGCGTCGCCTCGACGATGCACCTCCCGTTCGCGACCGCCAACGGGGACTACACCCCGGCGGTCGGCCGGAAGAAGAAGAACCCGGAGGAGTACACCAAGGGGGACCTCGTCGAGAACCCGACGCTGACCGACATGACGAAAGCGGCCATCAGCGTCCTCTCGGCCAATCCGAAGGGCTTCTGGCTGATGATCGAAGCGGGGGACGTCGACTGGGCGAACCACGACAACAACATCGACAGCTCGATCGGCGCGGTCTTCTCCGGTGACGCGGCGGTCAAGGCGGCGACCGATTGGGTCGAGAAGAACAGCAACTGGAACGAGTCGCTGGTGATCGTCACCGCCGACCATGGCCACTACCTGTTCCTCGACAACCCGGCGCTGCTGATCAAGCCGGCGATGACGGCGAAGCGGTAG
- a CDS encoding response regulator transcription factor, whose product MSRNRILVVDDEHSIVEVLSYHLLREGFDVQTAGDGLEALQKCQLRAPDVVVLDRMLPGIDGLEVLRRLRADRRTCDIRILMLTAMASEEDEMVGFLAGADDYVVKPFRIKALVARIQSLSRRQDPTEDSQVIHHGPLRIDRVNHVATVDDKEVWLTLTEFRLLWALASHPGRWISRGELLTHCRGENAMTMERTVDVHIRSLRGKLGAAAALLETLRTVGYRLRRMEDPVFNS is encoded by the coding sequence ATGTCCAGAAACCGTATCCTAGTCGTCGACGACGAACATTCGATTGTTGAGGTCCTCTCGTACCATCTGTTGCGGGAAGGGTTCGACGTTCAGACCGCCGGCGATGGCCTGGAGGCGCTCCAGAAGTGCCAGCTCCGCGCCCCCGATGTCGTGGTACTCGATCGGATGCTTCCCGGGATCGATGGACTGGAAGTCCTCCGTCGGCTGCGGGCGGACCGGCGGACATGCGATATCCGGATCCTCATGCTGACCGCCATGGCGAGCGAAGAGGATGAGATGGTCGGGTTCCTGGCCGGGGCCGACGACTATGTCGTCAAGCCGTTCCGCATCAAGGCGCTCGTGGCGCGGATCCAGTCGCTCTCCCGCCGCCAGGATCCGACCGAAGACAGTCAGGTGATTCATCACGGTCCGCTGAGGATCGACCGCGTCAATCACGTGGCGACCGTCGACGACAAGGAAGTGTGGCTGACGCTGACGGAGTTCCGCCTGCTGTGGGCCCTGGCGAGCCATCCGGGGCGGTGGATTTCCCGCGGCGAGCTGCTGACGCACTGCCGCGGTGAGAATGCCATGACGATGGAGCGGACGGTCGACGTTCACATCCGGAGTCTGCGCGGCAAGCTCGGGGCAGCCGCGGCGCTGCTGGAGACGCTCCGCACCGTGGGGTACCGGCTGCGGCGGATGGAAGATCCGGTCTTCAACAGCTGA
- a CDS encoding (Fe-S)-binding protein has translation MRVGLFIPCYVDQLYPDVGMATVEILERLGCTVDYPEEQTCCGQPMANTGCWAEARPLAERFVELFAPYDAIVCPSGSCVAMVTHHYHDLFPHGHEAYEAVRKKTYELCEFLTDVMKIDRWEGRFPYRVGLHNSCHGLRELRLGKASERMEPDFSKARQLLQLLDGIELVPLERPDECCGFGGTFAVSEEAVSCMMGNDRIHDHEKAGAQVMTAGDMSCLMHLSGLLRRQKKPLQVMHIAEILAGRQPKEVSPLVAPA, from the coding sequence ATGCGGGTGGGGTTGTTCATTCCCTGTTACGTCGACCAGCTCTACCCCGATGTCGGGATGGCCACCGTCGAAATCCTCGAACGCCTCGGCTGCACAGTCGACTACCCCGAGGAACAGACCTGTTGCGGCCAACCGATGGCCAACACCGGCTGCTGGGCCGAAGCCCGCCCCCTCGCGGAACGGTTCGTCGAACTCTTCGCCCCCTACGACGCCATCGTCTGCCCGTCCGGCAGCTGCGTGGCCATGGTCACGCACCACTACCACGACCTCTTCCCCCACGGCCACGAGGCCTACGAGGCGGTCCGGAAAAAGACCTACGAGCTCTGCGAATTCCTGACCGACGTGATGAAGATCGACCGCTGGGAGGGACGCTTTCCCTACCGCGTCGGGCTGCACAACAGTTGCCACGGGCTGCGGGAGCTGCGACTGGGAAAGGCGTCCGAGCGGATGGAACCGGACTTCAGCAAGGCGCGGCAACTGCTGCAACTGCTGGACGGGATCGAGCTCGTGCCGCTAGAGCGGCCTGACGAATGCTGCGGCTTCGGCGGGACGTTCGCCGTCTCCGAGGAAGCGGTCTCCTGCATGATGGGGAACGACCGGATCCACGATCACGAGAAAGCGGGAGCCCAGGTCATGACCGCAGGGGACATGTCCTGCCTCATGCACCTCAGCGGCCTGCTCCGCCGCCAGAAGAAGCCGCTCCAGGTGATGCACATCGCCGAGATCCTTGCGGGCCGGCAGCCGAAAGAGGTCAGTCCGCTGGTCGCTCCGGCTTGA
- a CDS encoding Gfo/Idh/MocA family protein, protein MVHRQSRRRFLATSAALTGAALWPSVGRSQSPNEKLRIAVIACGGRGGANLQGVGGESIVALCDVNANALGAAGEKHPSARKFTDFRKLYDALGDNDFDAVVVSTPEHTHAFATLPALKRKKHVYCEKPLTHNVKEARLITETAKTAGVATQMGTQIHATDNYRRVVELIRAGTIGSVKECHVWVGRAWGRQSEEDARKNHDIVWVMDRPTETSPIPAELDWDLWLGPAPSRPFNSVYFPGPKWYRWWDFANGTMSDLGSHWIDLPFWALDLDAPKTIEASGPPPHSELAPASMKAVYEYAARGSRGPLTLTWYQGAMKPERWEKKEIPQWDSGVLFVGDKGMLLSDYGKNLLLPLAGKDLPALPEIKDRIPPSIGHYAEWIHACKTGAPTTCHFGYSGPLTEANHLGNVAYRAGKKIEWDAKGMRIPNAPEAEQYLGREYRKGWSLT, encoded by the coding sequence GTGGTGCATCGTCAGTCCCGCCGCCGTTTTCTTGCTACCTCTGCCGCTCTGACCGGAGCCGCCCTCTGGCCCTCCGTCGGCCGGTCTCAGTCTCCCAATGAAAAACTCCGGATCGCCGTGATCGCCTGCGGCGGGCGAGGGGGGGCGAACCTCCAGGGCGTCGGCGGGGAGTCGATCGTCGCCCTCTGCGACGTGAACGCGAACGCCCTGGGAGCCGCGGGGGAAAAGCATCCGAGCGCCCGGAAGTTCACCGACTTCCGCAAGCTGTACGACGCGCTCGGCGACAACGACTTCGACGCGGTCGTGGTCAGCACGCCGGAGCACACGCACGCCTTCGCGACGCTTCCGGCTCTCAAGCGCAAGAAGCACGTCTACTGCGAAAAGCCGCTGACCCACAACGTGAAGGAGGCCCGGCTCATCACGGAGACGGCCAAAACCGCCGGGGTCGCGACCCAGATGGGGACGCAGATCCACGCCACGGACAACTACCGCCGCGTCGTCGAGCTGATCCGGGCCGGGACGATCGGTTCCGTGAAAGAGTGCCACGTCTGGGTCGGGCGGGCCTGGGGCCGGCAGTCGGAAGAGGACGCCAGGAAGAACCACGACATCGTGTGGGTCATGGATCGGCCGACCGAGACGTCGCCGATCCCGGCGGAACTCGACTGGGACCTGTGGCTCGGCCCCGCTCCGTCCCGCCCCTTCAACTCGGTCTACTTCCCCGGCCCCAAGTGGTACCGCTGGTGGGATTTCGCGAACGGGACGATGTCCGACCTCGGAAGCCACTGGATCGACCTGCCGTTCTGGGCGCTCGATCTCGACGCGCCGAAGACGATCGAAGCCTCCGGCCCGCCGCCGCATTCGGAGCTGGCCCCGGCCTCAATGAAAGCGGTGTACGAGTACGCCGCCCGCGGAAGCCGCGGACCGCTGACGCTGACGTGGTATCAAGGGGCGATGAAGCCCGAGCGGTGGGAGAAGAAGGAGATCCCGCAGTGGGACAGCGGTGTCCTGTTCGTGGGGGATAAGGGGATGCTCCTCTCCGACTACGGAAAGAACCTCCTCCTCCCGCTCGCAGGGAAGGACCTGCCGGCGCTCCCCGAGATCAAGGACCGGATTCCCCCGTCGATCGGCCACTACGCCGAGTGGATCCATGCCTGCAAGACCGGCGCACCGACAACGTGCCACTTCGGCTACAGCGGCCCGCTCACGGAGGCGAACCACCTCGGCAACGTCGCCTACCGGGCGGGGAAGAAGATCGAGTGGGACGCCAAGGGAATGCGGATCCCGAACGCTCCTGAGGCGGAGCAGTACCTCGGCCGCGAGTACCGCAAGGGGTGGTCGCTCACCTGA
- a CDS encoding O-acetylhomoserine aminocarboxypropyltransferase/cysteine synthase family protein encodes MDQSALKPGTLCLHGGQVPDPATNSRAVPIYQTTSYVFNSADHAANLFALKEFGNIYTRLMNPTTDVLEKRVALLEGGSGALAVASGQAAESLAILNIAQAGQNIVSSASLYGGTYNLFHYTFPKMGIGCQFVDQSDPENIRKAINDKTRCIFLETIGNPRCDIPDFEAISSIAKEAGIPVIVDNTTASPYLCQPFKHGADVVVHSCTKFLGGHGTSIGGAIIEKGDFPWNNGKFPELTEPDPSYHGMKFFETFGGMKLAYILKVRTQLLRDLGPAISPFNAFQILQGIETLHLRMPRHCENALAVANFLGSHPKVSWVNYAGLESHPSYKLGKKYLPKGCGSVFGFGIKGATPTQQRDNGIKLINSVKLFSHLANIGDSKSLIIHPNSTTHQQLTAEEQKATGVTPDFVRLSIGTEDIEDILADLKQALEQV; translated from the coding sequence ATGGACCAATCAGCTTTGAAGCCGGGGACGCTCTGTCTGCATGGGGGGCAGGTGCCCGATCCCGCCACCAACTCGCGGGCCGTGCCGATCTACCAGACGACTTCGTACGTCTTCAACAGCGCCGACCACGCGGCGAATCTGTTCGCGCTGAAAGAGTTCGGGAACATCTACACCCGGCTCATGAACCCCACGACCGACGTCCTCGAGAAGCGGGTCGCGCTGCTCGAAGGGGGGAGCGGGGCGCTGGCGGTCGCGTCCGGACAGGCGGCGGAGTCGCTGGCGATCCTCAACATCGCCCAGGCGGGCCAGAACATCGTTTCGTCCGCCAGCCTCTACGGCGGGACCTACAACCTGTTCCACTACACGTTCCCCAAGATGGGGATCGGCTGTCAGTTCGTCGATCAGTCGGACCCGGAGAACATCCGGAAGGCGATCAACGACAAGACCCGCTGCATCTTCCTGGAGACGATCGGCAACCCCCGCTGCGACATTCCGGACTTCGAGGCAATCAGCTCGATCGCCAAGGAAGCCGGGATCCCGGTGATCGTGGACAATACGACCGCTTCGCCGTACCTCTGCCAGCCGTTCAAGCACGGGGCGGACGTCGTCGTTCACTCCTGCACGAAGTTCCTCGGCGGCCACGGGACGTCGATTGGCGGGGCGATCATCGAGAAGGGGGACTTCCCCTGGAACAACGGCAAGTTCCCGGAGCTGACGGAGCCCGATCCGAGTTACCACGGGATGAAGTTCTTCGAGACCTTCGGCGGGATGAAGCTGGCCTACATCCTCAAGGTCCGGACGCAGCTGCTTCGCGACCTCGGTCCGGCGATCAGCCCGTTCAACGCCTTCCAGATTCTCCAGGGGATCGAGACGCTGCACCTGCGGATGCCGCGGCACTGCGAGAACGCTCTCGCCGTCGCCAACTTCCTCGGCAGCCACCCCAAGGTCTCCTGGGTCAACTACGCCGGACTGGAATCGCACCCGTCGTACAAGCTCGGCAAGAAGTACCTCCCCAAGGGGTGCGGTTCGGTCTTCGGCTTCGGGATCAAAGGGGCGACGCCGACGCAGCAGCGGGACAACGGCATCAAGCTCATCAACAGCGTGAAGCTCTTCTCGCACCTGGCGAACATAGGCGACAGCAAGTCGCTGATCATTCACCCCAACAGCACGACGCACCAGCAGCTCACCGCCGAAGAGCAGAAGGCGACCGGTGTGACGCCGGACTTTGTGCGGCTGTCGATCGGGACCGAGGACATCGAAGACATCCTCGCCGACCTCAAGCAGGCGCTCGAGCAGGTGTGA
- a CDS encoding exo-beta-1,3-glucanase, protein MRTVIGVVLACLFLGPGSSSGAAAELILRSCKFFDYLTGRQPATMIAYTPAELDPRNAANQRALKTSSVRADLEALRPAFDGLILYGYHEACTPRILAVAKDLKYRAVLLAIWDPRSQDEVDGVADLANTFAGDMAVGVLIGNEGLTFNRYEEEDLFIAARRLRAKLPVGIPYSTSEPLVGYQRESLVDFGDFLAPNIHPVFDRPNMAAKEAAEWVHQEAAALARRSDRPVLVKETGFPHAGRNKYTPELQADFWREYTAPGLLARSGTGAGAWRYHGVSFEAFDLPWKSEESKLDIEKSWGMLNPQRQPYPAFDVWVRLSR, encoded by the coding sequence ATGCGCACCGTGATTGGCGTCGTGCTGGCGTGTCTGTTTCTCGGGCCTGGTTCCAGCTCCGGAGCGGCGGCCGAGCTGATCCTGCGGTCCTGCAAGTTCTTTGACTATCTCACGGGGCGGCAGCCGGCGACGATGATCGCCTACACGCCGGCGGAGCTGGATCCCCGGAATGCGGCCAACCAGCGGGCCCTCAAGACGAGCTCCGTCCGGGCGGACCTGGAGGCTCTGCGGCCCGCCTTCGACGGTCTCATCCTCTACGGCTATCACGAAGCCTGTACGCCCCGCATCCTGGCAGTGGCGAAGGACCTCAAGTACCGGGCCGTGCTCCTGGCGATCTGGGATCCTCGGTCGCAGGACGAAGTGGACGGGGTCGCGGATCTGGCGAACACGTTCGCCGGGGACATGGCGGTTGGCGTCCTGATCGGCAACGAGGGACTGACGTTCAACCGCTATGAGGAGGAGGACCTCTTCATCGCTGCCCGTCGACTGCGGGCGAAGCTCCCGGTCGGAATCCCCTATTCCACGAGCGAGCCGCTCGTCGGCTATCAGCGGGAGTCGCTCGTCGACTTCGGCGACTTCCTCGCTCCCAATATTCACCCGGTGTTCGACCGCCCGAACATGGCGGCGAAAGAGGCGGCCGAGTGGGTGCATCAGGAGGCGGCCGCCCTGGCCCGCCGGTCCGACCGTCCGGTCCTGGTCAAGGAGACCGGCTTTCCGCACGCGGGCCGCAACAAGTACACGCCGGAGCTTCAGGCCGATTTCTGGCGGGAGTACACCGCGCCGGGATTGCTGGCGCGATCGGGAACCGGGGCCGGAGCGTGGCGCTATCACGGTGTGTCGTTCGAGGCGTTCGACCTCCCTTGGAAGAGCGAGGAGAGCAAGCTCGACATCGAGAAGTCCTGGGGGATGCTGAACCCGCAGCGACAGCCGTATCCCGCCTTTGACGTCTGGGTCAGGCTCAGCCGGTAG
- a CDS encoding sulfurtransferase encodes MSDVVNIAAYRFASLCDLKPLRERLLTFSKEQALKGTILLSPEGINLFVAGERTAVDSLVALLRAIPGLEDLAPKYSESEGQPFRRMLVRIKKEIIAFGVPGIDPARRTSPKLPAKELKQWLDEGRPVTLLDTRNDYEVKLGTFTNAVTLGLDHFRNFPKAVDSLPPDWKERPIVMFCTGGIRCEKAGPYMEQAGFQQIYQLDGGILKYFEEVGGDHYQGECFVFDQRVGVDPALSETDNTQCFECLTPLTAEDQADPRYVPGTSCPYCFLTTEEQMTRRIAERQAAIVAIAVHPPGSVPYENVRPFNIPLDQDGRTLLEALTATFDHVPTENWAAVFAEGRFVDAGGQPVHPDRIVRAGDRYEQRMPATVEPPVSLDIRILHEDEAIVVVDKPAPLPVHPCGRFHRHTLQNVLNDVYAPQKVRPVHRLDANTTGVLVLARSRHFASRIQPQFEDGRVEKRYLARVEGHPSQDRFACDAPISAEAGEFGGRTVDEGGLPARTEFEVLERFADGTSLVSVRPLTGRTNQIRIHLWHLGHSIVGEQSYLPGRRLGEVQTRGIDDAPLCLHASEIAFVHPLTRELVTFRAASPAWAVQ; translated from the coding sequence ATGTCCGACGTCGTCAATATCGCCGCCTATCGCTTCGCGTCTCTCTGCGATCTCAAGCCCCTGCGCGAACGCCTGCTGACCTTCAGCAAGGAACAGGCCCTGAAAGGGACGATTCTGCTGAGCCCGGAAGGGATCAATCTCTTCGTGGCCGGCGAGCGGACCGCGGTCGATTCTCTGGTCGCGCTCCTCCGGGCGATCCCGGGTCTCGAAGACCTCGCTCCGAAATACAGCGAGAGCGAAGGTCAGCCGTTCCGGCGGATGCTCGTCCGGATCAAAAAGGAGATCATCGCCTTCGGTGTTCCGGGGATCGATCCGGCGCGGCGGACTTCGCCCAAGCTGCCGGCGAAGGAACTGAAGCAGTGGCTCGACGAAGGCCGCCCTGTCACGCTGCTCGACACGCGGAACGACTACGAGGTGAAGCTCGGAACGTTTACGAACGCCGTCACGCTCGGTCTCGACCACTTCCGGAATTTTCCGAAGGCGGTCGACTCGCTCCCTCCCGACTGGAAGGAGCGGCCGATCGTCATGTTCTGCACGGGCGGCATCCGCTGTGAGAAGGCGGGGCCGTACATGGAACAGGCGGGGTTCCAGCAGATCTATCAGCTCGACGGCGGGATCCTGAAGTACTTCGAGGAAGTCGGCGGGGATCACTATCAGGGAGAGTGTTTTGTCTTCGACCAGCGGGTCGGCGTCGATCCGGCCCTCTCGGAGACCGACAACACGCAGTGCTTCGAGTGCCTGACCCCGCTCACGGCCGAGGACCAGGCCGACCCGCGGTACGTCCCCGGCACGTCGTGCCCGTACTGCTTCCTGACGACCGAAGAGCAGATGACCCGGCGGATTGCCGAGCGGCAGGCGGCGATTGTTGCGATCGCCGTCCATCCTCCGGGAAGCGTCCCGTACGAGAATGTCCGGCCCTTCAACATTCCGCTCGACCAGGACGGGCGGACGCTGCTGGAGGCGCTGACGGCGACGTTCGACCATGTTCCGACGGAGAACTGGGCGGCGGTCTTTGCGGAGGGGCGGTTTGTCGACGCCGGCGGACAACCGGTCCATCCTGACCGAATCGTCCGGGCGGGGGACCGGTATGAGCAGCGGATGCCGGCGACCGTCGAGCCGCCGGTCTCCCTCGACATCCGGATCCTGCATGAGGACGAAGCGATCGTTGTCGTCGACAAGCCCGCGCCGCTGCCGGTCCATCCCTGCGGCCGGTTCCACCGCCACACGCTGCAGAATGTTCTGAACGACGTCTACGCGCCGCAGAAGGTCCGCCCCGTCCACCGGCTCGACGCCAACACCACCGGCGTTCTGGTTCTGGCTCGCAGCCGGCATTTCGCCAGCCGGATCCAGCCTCAGTTCGAAGACGGTCGCGTCGAGAAGCGATACCTCGCCCGGGTCGAGGGACATCCTTCGCAGGACCGGTTCGCCTGCGATGCCCCGATCAGCGCGGAGGCGGGAGAGTTCGGAGGACGGACGGTCGACGAAGGGGGCCTGCCGGCCCGGACGGAGTTCGAGGTTCTCGAACGGTTTGCCGACGGCACATCGCTCGTCAGCGTTCGCCCGCTGACGGGCCGGACGAACCAGATCCGGATCCACCTATGGCACCTCGGGCACTCGATCGTCGGGGAACAGAGCTATCTCCCCGGCCGCCGGCTCGGCGAAGTTCAGACTCGCGGGATCGACGATGCCCCGCTGTGCCTGCACGCCAGCGAGATCGCCTTCGTCCATCCCCTCACCCGCGAGCTGGTCACGTTCCGCGCGGCGAGTCCGGCCTGGGCCGTCCAGTAG
- a CDS encoding (Fe-S)-binding protein, whose protein sequence is MTAVAPLPELPVLKSPPAAKSPTPGNPGEGIDYEKFLDCVHCGLCTAACPTYLETGNENDSPRGRIYLMRAVTDGRLDLTEKVSRHLELCLDCRSCETACPSGVQYGRLIEPFRVNMQNLERAGGQGVGWFERFILYGMFPYADRLRLALFPARLMQQLGLDRLADRLGITRLLPQKLQRMQNLLPPLQPRGPQLPDLLPAIGPRRARVALFTGCVADAMFHHVHWATARVLQRNGCDVVIPKTQGCCGAIHYHSGAGTPALHMAEANAEAFPKDVDAVIVNVAGCGAMLKDYGHMAEELSPGREDLHTRLDAFSHKVKDVSEFLAALGPVKPTGEVKLTATYHDACHLAHAQKIRAQPRQLLEMIPGLTLVPLAESDICCGAAGSYNLTEGEMADRLGERKIRNILATGAQAVVSGNAGCTLQLISTLRKHNAAVEVLHPMELLDRSYSATP, encoded by the coding sequence GTGACCGCCGTCGCTCCGCTGCCGGAACTCCCCGTCCTCAAATCGCCTCCGGCGGCCAAGTCGCCCACCCCCGGAAACCCCGGCGAAGGGATCGACTACGAGAAGTTCCTCGACTGCGTCCACTGCGGACTCTGCACCGCCGCCTGCCCGACCTACCTCGAAACCGGCAACGAGAACGACAGCCCCCGCGGCCGCATCTACCTCATGCGGGCCGTGACCGACGGCCGCCTCGACCTGACCGAAAAAGTCTCCCGGCACCTGGAGCTCTGCCTCGACTGCCGAAGCTGCGAGACCGCCTGCCCGTCCGGAGTCCAATACGGGCGGCTGATCGAGCCGTTCCGGGTCAACATGCAGAACCTGGAGCGGGCCGGCGGCCAGGGAGTCGGCTGGTTCGAACGGTTCATCCTGTACGGCATGTTCCCCTACGCCGACCGGCTGCGGCTGGCGCTTTTCCCCGCGCGGCTCATGCAGCAGCTCGGCCTCGACCGCCTCGCCGACCGTCTGGGCATCACGCGGCTCCTCCCTCAAAAGCTGCAGCGGATGCAGAACCTGCTCCCGCCGCTTCAGCCCCGCGGCCCGCAGCTCCCGGATCTCCTCCCCGCGATCGGCCCCCGCCGCGCGCGGGTGGCCCTCTTCACCGGCTGCGTCGCCGACGCGATGTTCCACCACGTCCACTGGGCGACCGCCCGGGTCCTGCAGCGGAACGGATGCGACGTCGTCATCCCCAAGACGCAGGGCTGCTGCGGAGCGATCCACTACCACAGCGGCGCCGGGACTCCCGCACTGCACATGGCCGAGGCCAACGCCGAGGCGTTCCCGAAGGACGTCGACGCCGTGATCGTCAACGTCGCCGGCTGCGGGGCGATGCTGAAGGACTACGGTCACATGGCGGAGGAGTTGTCGCCGGGCCGCGAAGATCTCCACACGCGGCTCGATGCGTTCTCCCACAAAGTGAAGGACGTCTCGGAGTTCCTGGCCGCTCTCGGCCCAGTAAAGCCGACCGGTGAAGTGAAGCTCACCGCGACCTACCACGACGCCTGCCACCTCGCGCACGCCCAGAAGATCCGGGCCCAGCCGCGGCAGCTCCTGGAGATGATCCCGGGACTCACGCTTGTCCCGCTGGCGGAGTCGGACATCTGCTGCGGCGCGGCGGGGAGCTACAACCTGACCGAAGGGGAGATGGCGGACCGGCTCGGCGAGCGGAAGATCCGCAACATCCTCGCCACCGGGGCCCAGGCGGTCGTGAGCGGAAACGCCGGCTGCACGCTGCAGCTCATCTCGACGCTGCGGAAACACAATGCGGCGGTCGAAGTCCTCCATCCAATGGAGCTCCTCGACCGGAGCTACTCCGCGACGCCTTGA
- a CDS encoding TlpA family protein disulfide reductase, whose protein sequence is MVMRVCAAACLSLVLCQGCGESNPPAASGSGPVAKTERKTAQEEMPPLPEQTEPVSTEAPSNVSVKVLDWPGTEKLIASKKGTVVVVDFWATYCPPCVKEFPNLVQLHKKHGDKIACISVSADYEGDNIAPLDEVKGPVLEQLQKFGATFDNVLLSVNSEDFAKQIGVSSVPVVMVYNKAGERIAMFPDPKNPDEFTYAKDILPVVNKALAE, encoded by the coding sequence ATGGTCATGCGAGTCTGTGCCGCGGCGTGCCTGTCGCTGGTCCTGTGTCAGGGATGTGGGGAGTCGAATCCTCCGGCCGCGAGCGGCTCGGGACCGGTCGCCAAGACCGAGCGGAAGACGGCTCAGGAGGAGATGCCACCACTGCCCGAGCAGACGGAGCCGGTCTCGACGGAAGCGCCGTCGAATGTGAGCGTGAAGGTTCTGGACTGGCCGGGGACGGAGAAGCTGATCGCCTCCAAGAAGGGGACGGTCGTCGTCGTCGACTTCTGGGCGACGTACTGTCCGCCGTGCGTGAAGGAGTTTCCGAACCTGGTGCAGCTCCACAAGAAGCATGGCGACAAGATCGCGTGCATTTCCGTGTCGGCGGACTACGAGGGGGACAACATCGCCCCGCTGGACGAGGTGAAGGGGCCGGTGCTGGAGCAGCTTCAGAAGTTCGGGGCGACCTTCGACAATGTTCTGCTGAGCGTGAACAGCGAGGACTTTGCGAAGCAGATCGGTGTCAGTTCGGTGCCGGTGGTGATGGTTTACAACAAGGCGGGGGAGCGGATTGCGATGTTCCCGGATCCGAAGAATCCGGACGAGTTCACCTATGCCAAGGACATTCTGCCGGTCGTGAACAAGGCGCTGGCGGAGTAG
- the rpmI gene encoding 50S ribosomal protein L35 gives MPKPNKTHKGLAKRFKVTATGKVKHRKAFRGHILGKKSGNRKRHLRQDGVLTGTNAIKIAACLAPGV, from the coding sequence ATGCCCAAGCCCAATAAGACCCACAAAGGACTGGCCAAGCGGTTCAAAGTGACCGCCACCGGCAAAGTCAAGCACCGTAAAGCTTTCCGTGGCCACATCCTCGGGAAGAAGAGCGGCAACCGCAAGCGTCACCTCCGTCAGGACGGCGTCCTGACCGGAACGAACGCCATCAAGATTGCGGCCTGCCTGGCGCCGGGTGTGTAG